From a single Ornithodoros turicata isolate Travis chromosome 8, ASM3712646v1, whole genome shotgun sequence genomic region:
- the LOC135367508 gene encoding A disintegrin and metalloproteinase with thrombospondin motifs like — protein MCLREGIETDCGVLGMANIAGVCVDGRSSVVEDKAWSFTVVRGFAHEFAHNLGCVHDGAAPFTRVPGHPGAKTCLWDDGFLMTHITAENQFQFSNCCAEQIRVTSQLEEKLCLFYNNSDSSDRVETDALPGNIALLDKYCEIRFPHWADFHIKFDSETGIKADCRVPCIGKKVNDEGKPLVIRKAAPQLDGSPCDPQDKQKLCIGGVCKRPEVCQGCTKRPSQPKMPTTTTTRRTRGTSRGVLYITYTGKLFPNGK, from the exons GTATGGCTAACATTGCGGGTGTATGTGTAGATGGACGTTCGTCTGTCGTGGAAGACAAGGCCTGGTCTTTCACAGTTGTGCGTGGTTTCGCACACGAGTTTGCTCACAA CCTCGGGTGTGTCCACGATGGCGCAGCACCTTTTACGCGTGTGCCAGGCCATCCAGGCGCTAAAACATGTCTATGGGATGATGGCTTCTTGATGACTCACATTACTGCGGAAAACCAGTTCCAATTCTCCAACTGCTGTGCTGAACAGATTCGCGTCACTTCGCA ACTCGAAGAGAAGCTATGCCTGTTTTACAACAACAGCGACAGCAGTGATCGTGTTGAAACTGACGCTCTACCAGGAAACATAGCATTGCTGGATAAATATTGCGAGATCAGATTCCCACATTGGGCTGACTTCCACATTAAGTTCGATAGC GAGACGGGCATCAAAGCTGATTGTCGTGTTCCTTGCATAGGCAAGAAGGTGAATGACGAAGGTAAGCCATTGGTGATTAGAAAAGCTGCACCCCAACTGGATGGCTCCCCTTGTGACCCTCAAGACAAACAAAAG TTGTGCATTGGAGGAGTGTGTAAACGTCCCGAAGTCTGCCAGGGCTGCACCAAGCGTCCATCACAACCAAAaatgccaacaacaacaacgacaagaCGGACAAGGGGTACGAGTCGAGGTGTCTTGTATATTACATACACGGGTAAATTATTTCCCAACGGAAAATAA